The DNA segment CTCAAGCGGCCCATTACCGTAAGCGACCTAGTCCCTTGCGGATCAGCGCGTCGGCGCTCAGCCCCGGCTCGGCAGACAGCAGTTCGGCCACCACCGCGCGCACCCCGGCCTCGCGGAAGCCTAGCGCCAGCAGCGCGTCCACCGCGTCGCGGCCCTCTGTCGTCACTGGTCTTACAGCCCTTACACCACCCACGGCAGGCGCGGCCAGATGTTCGGGCACCTTGCCCTGAAGCTCCAGCACCAGCCGCTCGGCGGTCTTCTTGCCCACGCCAGAGACACTGGACAGCAGTTTGGCGTCGCCGCTCAGCAGACCCTGCGCCAGCGCCGAGACCGGCATGGCCGACAGC comes from the Deinococcus sp. AJ005 genome and includes:
- the ruvA gene encoding Holliday junction branch migration protein RuvA, which produces MIAYLSGVVREVRENSAVVVAGGVGYEVQCPAGTLAKLVVGQPAELNTRFIVREDAQLLFGFADTDSVRLFDLLTGVSGVGPKLGLAMLSAMPVSALAQGLLSGDAKLLSSVSGVGKKTAERLVLELQGKVPEHLAAPAVGGVRAVRPVTTEGRDAVDALLALGFREAGVRAVVAELLSAEPGLSADALIRKGLGRLR